The Anas acuta chromosome 2, bAnaAcu1.1, whole genome shotgun sequence genome contains a region encoding:
- the CCN4 gene encoding CCN family member 4 isoform X1, which translates to MRWLLPWILATSSILQAIAQTSTTMTPTVPATTEAYTRTQYCKWPCECPKSPPRCSVGVSLVTDGCDCCKTCAKQRGESCTEADTCDFHRGLYCDYSGDRPRPVDWMRNGICILTLWVSCCQEQGATSIGRSLDLQADDSVFPVTGGEIVGVGCVLNGVRYNNGDTFQPNCKYNCTCINGAVGCIPMCTNSRPPLVWCPNPKLIKMAGKCCEQWVCDDSKKIRKTSPRHISSAAYEGEDEAWQKNCIVHTSPWSPCSKTCGLGISTRISNDNDQCRLMKESRLCNMRPCEVDITKHIKPGKKCLAVYRASEPMNYTISGCVSKSPYRPKYCGVCTDNRCCTPYKSKTIEVRFECPDGTEISWKIMWINACFCNLNCKNPNDIFADLAHYHDYSEIAN; encoded by the exons GCCATTGCCCAGACCTCCACCACCATGACCCCCACCGTCCCTGCCACGACAGAGGCCTACACACGGACTCAGTACTGTAAGTGGCCATGCGAGTGTCCGAAGTCCCCTCCTCGGTGCTCAGTAGGAGTCAGCCTGGTTACAGACGGCTGCGATTGCTGCAAGACGTGTGCCAAGCAGCGTGGAGAAAGTTGCACTGAGGCCGATACCTGTGATTTTCACAGGGGCCTGTACTGTGACTACAGTGGAGACAGACCTAG GCCAGTTGACTGGATGAGAAATGGCATCTGTATTCTTACTCTTTGGGTTAGCTGCTGCCAAGAACAAGGAGCAACCAGCATTGGAAGGTCTTTGGATCTGCAAGCAGATGATTCTGTATTCCCTGTAACAGGAGGAG aGATTGTTGGCGTAGGATGCGTCCTCAACGGAGTCAGATATAATAATGGGGACACATTTCAGCCTAACTGCAAATACAACTGCACTTGCATTAATGGGGCAGTGGGCTGCATTCCCATGTGCACAAACTCACGCCCTCCCCTTGTCTGGTGCCCAAACCCAAAGCTGATTAAGATGGCGGGGAAATGCTGTGAGCAGTGGGTTTGTGATGACTCCAAGAAAATCAGGAAGACGTCTCCACGCCACATCTCCTCTGCAG CATACGAGGGGGAGGATGAAGCCTGGCAGAAGAACTGCATTGTTCACACCTCACCCTGGAGTCCCTGCTCAAAGACCTGTGGGCTGGGCATCTCCACCAGGATTTCCAACGACAACGACCAGTGCAGGCTCATGAAGGAAAGTCGCCTGTGCAACATGCGGCCCTGCGAGGTGGACATAACCAAGCACATTAAG CCTGGGAAGAAGTGCCTGGCTGTCTACAGGGCCAGCGAACCAATGAACTACACCATCTCAGGATGTGTGAGCAAAAGTCCTTATAGACCCAAATACTGTGGCGTCTGCACGGACAACAGGTGCTGCACACCCTACAAATCCAAGACTATTGAAGTGAGGTTTGAGTGCCCAGATGGAACTGAGATTTCCTGGAAAATCATGTGGATCAATGCTTGTTTTTGCAACCTGAACTGCAAGAACCCCAATGACATCTTTGCCGACTTGGCTCATTATCATGATTACTCTGAAATTGCTAATTAA
- the CCN4 gene encoding CCN family member 4 isoform X2 — MRWLLPWILATSSILQAIAQTSTTMTPTVPATTEAYTRTQYCKWPCECPKSPPRCSVGVSLVTDGCDCCKTCAKQRGESCTEADTCDFHRGLYCDYSGDRPRYEIGVCAQIVGVGCVLNGVRYNNGDTFQPNCKYNCTCINGAVGCIPMCTNSRPPLVWCPNPKLIKMAGKCCEQWVCDDSKKIRKTSPRHISSAAYEGEDEAWQKNCIVHTSPWSPCSKTCGLGISTRISNDNDQCRLMKESRLCNMRPCEVDITKHIKPGKKCLAVYRASEPMNYTISGCVSKSPYRPKYCGVCTDNRCCTPYKSKTIEVRFECPDGTEISWKIMWINACFCNLNCKNPNDIFADLAHYHDYSEIAN, encoded by the exons GCCATTGCCCAGACCTCCACCACCATGACCCCCACCGTCCCTGCCACGACAGAGGCCTACACACGGACTCAGTACTGTAAGTGGCCATGCGAGTGTCCGAAGTCCCCTCCTCGGTGCTCAGTAGGAGTCAGCCTGGTTACAGACGGCTGCGATTGCTGCAAGACGTGTGCCAAGCAGCGTGGAGAAAGTTGCACTGAGGCCGATACCTGTGATTTTCACAGGGGCCTGTACTGTGACTACAGTGGAGACAGACCTAGGTACGAAATAGGAGTATGTGCAC aGATTGTTGGCGTAGGATGCGTCCTCAACGGAGTCAGATATAATAATGGGGACACATTTCAGCCTAACTGCAAATACAACTGCACTTGCATTAATGGGGCAGTGGGCTGCATTCCCATGTGCACAAACTCACGCCCTCCCCTTGTCTGGTGCCCAAACCCAAAGCTGATTAAGATGGCGGGGAAATGCTGTGAGCAGTGGGTTTGTGATGACTCCAAGAAAATCAGGAAGACGTCTCCACGCCACATCTCCTCTGCAG CATACGAGGGGGAGGATGAAGCCTGGCAGAAGAACTGCATTGTTCACACCTCACCCTGGAGTCCCTGCTCAAAGACCTGTGGGCTGGGCATCTCCACCAGGATTTCCAACGACAACGACCAGTGCAGGCTCATGAAGGAAAGTCGCCTGTGCAACATGCGGCCCTGCGAGGTGGACATAACCAAGCACATTAAG CCTGGGAAGAAGTGCCTGGCTGTCTACAGGGCCAGCGAACCAATGAACTACACCATCTCAGGATGTGTGAGCAAAAGTCCTTATAGACCCAAATACTGTGGCGTCTGCACGGACAACAGGTGCTGCACACCCTACAAATCCAAGACTATTGAAGTGAGGTTTGAGTGCCCAGATGGAACTGAGATTTCCTGGAAAATCATGTGGATCAATGCTTGTTTTTGCAACCTGAACTGCAAGAACCCCAATGACATCTTTGCCGACTTGGCTCATTATCATGATTACTCTGAAATTGCTAATTAA
- the NDRG1 gene encoding protein NDRG1, whose protein sequence is MSTEFQDAHLAEVKPLVEKEEAITRLLPDFDVQEQDVETVHGSVHVTMCGTPRGNRPAILTYHDIGLNHKTCFNPLFNFEDMQEITQHFAVCHVDAPGQQDGAPSFQTGYVYPSMDQLAEMIPGILKQFGLKTVIGMGTGAGAYILTRFALNHADMVEGLVLINVNPCAEGWMDWAATKISGWTNALPDLVISHLFAKEEIHSNPDLIHTYRQHIINDMNQTNLHLFVNSYTSRRDLEIERPVPGVNVVTLQCPVLLVVGDSSPAVDAVVECNSKLDPTRTTLLKMADCGGLPQVSQPAKLAEAFKYFVQGMGYMPSASMTRLMRSRTASGSSVTSLEGQRSRSHTGEGTRSRSHTGEGTRSRSHTGEGSRNRSHTDTRIELTPNSASNAEQSGPKSMEVSC, encoded by the exons GAGCAAGATGTGGAGACTGTGCATGGCTCGGTCCATGTCACCATGTGCGGGACTCCCAGAGGGAACAGACCTGCTATTCTCACCTACCACGACATTGGGCTGAATC ataaAACTTGCTTCAATCCTCTGTTCAACTTTGAGGATATGCAGGAAATCACTCAGCACTTTGCAGTTTGCCATGTGGATGCACCTGGTCAGCAGGATGGTGCACCATCTTTCCAAACTGG GTATGTATATCCCTCCATGGATCAGCTGGCTGAAATGATTCCTGGAATCCTGAAACAGTTTGG GCTGAAGACAGTTATTGGAATGGGAACTGGAGCTGGTGCCTACATCCTGACCAGATTTGCT ttaaacCACGCAGACATGGTGGAGGGATTAGTTCTCATTAATGTAAACCCTTGTGCTGAAGGTTGGATGGACTGGGCAGCAACAAAG ATTTCAGGTTGGACAAATGCTTTACCAGACTTGGTCATTTCACATCTTTTTGCAAAG GAAGAGATTCACAGCAACCCTGACCTGATCCATACTTACCGTCAGCATATTATTAATGATATGAATCAAACCAACCTTCATCTCTTTGTCAACTCTTACACCAG tCGGCGAGACCTAGAGATTGAACGCCCTGTTCCTGGAGTAAATGTTGTCACCCTTCA ATGCCCCGTCCTCCTGGTGGTTGGTGACAGCTCCCCGGCAGTGGATGCTGTG GTTGAATGCAATTCAAAGCTGGACCCAACAAGGACAACGCTTCTGAAG ATGGCTGACTGTGGTGGGCTCCCCCAAGTTTCCCAG CCTGCAAAGCTTGCAGAAGCTTTCAAATACTTTGTTCAAGGCATGGGATACA TGCCTTCTGCTAGTATGACCAGGCTGATGAGGTCCCGCACAGCTTCTGGCTCCAGTGTAACCTCTTTGGAAGGACAGAGGAGCCGGTCTCACACTGGAGAAGGCACAAGAAGCCGGTCTCACACTGGGGAGGGAACTAGGAGCCGATCCCACACCGGGGAGGGTTCCAGGAACCGCTCCCACACAGACACGCGCATCGAGCTGACGCCGAATTCAGCAAGCAATGCTGAGCAATCAGGCCCCAAGTCCATGGAAGTGTCCTGTTAA